From a region of the Takifugu flavidus isolate HTHZ2018 chromosome 18, ASM371156v2, whole genome shotgun sequence genome:
- the sdr42e2 gene encoding putative short-chain dehydrogenase/reductase family 42E member 2 translates to MELCGPDLRDRGGPLCQVKHLPHHGAPRCRLQAGGPGTQNLPHQPWVNQRPMAVACRPTVAHAPRASGAVAPSLSSQEGASSRKGEEAAMAMAPRGLTAGRVLVTGGAGYFGSRLGRDLAGQGMSVILLDVNTPPRDVPDGATYFQEDIRDYSALYKLCEGVDCIFHTASYGMSGPEQLRKEQVESVNVGGTKNVINVCKDRNIPRLVYTSTINVVFTGQPIEECDESSASYVPPGLYIDHYSRTKAIAEQMILSADRIPLRGGGLLRTCALRPSGIYGPDERRHLYRVMRNVERRLFFFRFGDPRARMNWVHVDNLILAHRLAAEALTQQRDYISSGQVYFINDGVSVNLFEWLSPLFENLGYNGSLIRLPVTVVCLAANLVEYLHVFLRPLIEVPLLFTQNEVRSIAVSHTFKIDKARRELGYCPRTYSLVDCVEQYLKNRRRRPERLSSNLLLRHLLLLLLLGLSLMLVTVFSPI, encoded by the exons ATGGAGCTGTGTGGTCCCGACTTGCGTGACCGTGGTGGCCCCCTGTGCCAGGTGAAGCACCTCCCCCACCACGGCGCCCCCCGCTGCCGCCTGCAAGCCGGCGGACCCGGCACGCAGAACCTCCCCCACCAGCCGTGGGTCAACCAGCGCCCGATGGCTGTCGCCTGCAGGCCGACTGTGGCACACGCTCCCCGGGCCAGCGGGGCCGTGGCGCCCAGCCTCAGCAGCCAGGAGGGCGCCTCCTccaggaagggggaggaggcggCGATGGCGATGGCGCCGCGGGGCCTCACCGCGGGGAGGGTGCTGGTGACGGGAGGAGCGGGATACTTTGGGTCCAGGCTGGGAAGAGACCTGGCGGGTCAGGGGATGTCAGTGATCCTCTTGGATGTGAACACGCCTCCCCGTGACGTCCCCGATGGAGCCACCTACTTCCAG GAGGACATCCGGGACTACTCTGCCCTGTATAAACTGTGTGAAGGCGTCGACTGTATATTCCACACGGCGTCGTATGGCATGTCCGGACCTGAACAG ctgagGAAAGAGCAGGTGGAGTCGGTCAACGTCGGAGGCACCAAAAACGTCATAAACG TGTGTAAGGACAGAAACATCCCCAGGCTGGTCTACACCAGCACCATCAACGTGGTCTTTACCGGGCAACCTATCGAGGAGTGTGACGAGTCCTCGGCGTCGTACGTCCCCCCCGGCCTG TACATCGACCACTACTCCAGGACCAAAGCCATCGCCGAGCAGATGATCCTCTCGGCTGACAGGATCCCCCTCAGAG GTGGGGGCCTGCTCCGTACCTGCGCCCTGCGGCCGAGCGGGATCTACGGTCCGGATGAGAGGAGACACCTCTACAGAGTGATG aGGAACGTGGAGCGCCGCCTCTTCTTTTTCAGGTTCGGCGACCCGCGGGCCCGGATGAACTGGGTTCACGTGGACAACCTGATCCTGGCTCACAGGCTGGCGGCCGAGGCTCTCACCCAGCAGAGGGACTATATCTCC agCGGGCAGGTGTACTTCATCAATGACGGAGTCTCAGTCAACCTGTTTGAGTGGCTGTCGCCGTTG TTTGAAAATCTGGGCTACAACGGATCTCTGATACGGCTGCCGGTCACAGTCGTCTGCTTAGCAG CCAACCTGGTAGAATATTTACATGTATTTCTCAGACCTCTGATAGAAGTGCCTCTGCTCTTCACCCAAAACGAG GTGAGGAGCATAGCTGTCAGCCACACGTTCAAGATTGACAAAGCCCGCCGAGAGCTGGGTTACTGCCCCAGGACCTACAGCCTGGTGGACTGTGTGGAGCAGTACCTGAAGAACCGACGGCGCCGCCCGGAACGGCTCTCTTCAAACCTGCTCCTCcgacacctcctcctgctgctcctcttgggTCTCAGCCTGATGCTCGTGACAGTATTCAGTCCAATTTAG